In the Hordeum vulgare subsp. vulgare chromosome 7H, MorexV3_pseudomolecules_assembly, whole genome shotgun sequence genome, one interval contains:
- the LOC123409713 gene encoding uncharacterized protein LOC123409713 — translation MVSWSEGSSSFWDDDSVTSQLPRTIPCYEWSGIAHELYSRCMHLEPCLRQVAFQSTNTGRHFLACAKEKAEQKCCYLEWIDPELSVAMQFCIGQLWSMHDKENEDRIRDNLKLGEEKFKLVGERRRMEEELRFFKLDFAKMVPDKEEAISQVISARLAISDLKEELEKKKLADHSSTNLHQVLRAKAEKERDQLVLERDQMKEEKKKLENIISDMMKQNHGYKDKVKKSKENCDEFEVCNG, via the exons ATGGTTTCTTGGAGCGAGGGATCGAGCTCTTTTTGGGATGACGATAGTGTGACTAGCCAG CTTCCTAGGACTATCCCATGCTACGAGTGGAGTGGCATTGCTCATGAATTATATTCTCGCTGTATGCATCTAGAGCCTTGCCTCAGGCAAGTTGCATTTCAATCTACTAACACTGGACGACATTTTCTTGCTTGTGCAAAGGAGAAG gCAGAACAAAAGTGTTGCTATCTGGAATGGATAGACCCTGAGTTGTCAGTTGCTATGCAGTTTTGCATAGGTCAACTGTGGAGCATGCATGACAAAGAAAACGAGGACAGAATCAGAGATAATCTGAAGCTGGGTGAAGAAAAATTCAAATTAGTTGGAGAAAGGAGGAGGATGGAGGAAGAGCTTCGTTTTTTCAAACTTGATTTTGCAAAAATGGTCCCTGACAAGGAGGAGGCTATTAGTCAGGTTATCAGTGCTAGGTTGGCTATCAGTGATCTGAAAGAGGAGCTTGAGAAGAAGAAGTTGGCAGATCATTCTTCCACCAATCTACATCAGGTACTCAGGGCGAAGGCAGAGAAGGAGAGGGACCAACTTGTGCTAGAGAGAGACCAaatgaaggaagagaagaagaagttggaGAACATCATTTCTGATATGATGAAACAGAACCATGGCTATAAGGACAAGGTGAAGAAGTCGAAGGAGAACTGTGATGAATTTGAAGTATGTAATGGTTGA
- the LOC123408264 gene encoding subtilisin-like protease SBT4.3, whose translation MAGAAPAIKAAIAAIFFFMVTGLHASDHISGNGDGGDERQVYIVYMGHPPAAGEKTAGGFSVGHHELLSRALHLDHSSALERIVYSYQRTLNGFAARLTKDEKEKLSSMEGVVSIFPSRTHQPLTTRSWDFLGFPQTVQRSLELEGDVIIGMLDTGVWPDSPSFSDEGFGPPPGRWKGACLNFTCNNKIIGARAYNHGSSTAGLSAVDTHGHGTHTASTVAGRAVGNVSLGGLAAGTARGAVPGARLAVYKVCWDEGCSDADMLAAFDDAVADGVDVISFSIGSRLPVPYFEDASAIGSFHAMRGGVLTSAAAGNSGLDRGRVSNVAPWILSVAASSTDRRLVDRLVLGNGKTIVGAAINIFPELKDAPFAFPINGSCEAESLAVAGRLYYKGKILLCALSSNGSGPVTVGAAGAVIVTDQPDVAFSMPLPAVMVSQAQFTRIMAYVNRTRNPVGTILAGESDFDSQAPIVASFSSPGPNMITPGILKPDLSAPGIDILAAWSPLSPVSGRSVAYSIDSGTSMACPHATGAAAYVKSFHPDWSPAMIMSALITTATPMNSSRNRGGGELTYGAGQLNPARARDPGLVYDAREGDYVRMLCAEGYNSTQLRLVTSSDDGAPCRAGRRGTAADLNYPTMAVHAAPGRNFSAHFPRTVTNVGVPGSVYVAKLVGSRPELVRVAVSPRRLAFSRLGQRLSFTVTVSGALAGANEFVSAAVVWSDGDRHVRSPVIVHTVDV comes from the exons ATGGCCGGCGCCGCTCCGGCCATCAAGGCCGCCATCGCtgccatcttcttcttcatggtGACCGGCCTGCATGCTTCTGATCACATTAGCGGAAACGGCGATGGCGGCGACGAGAGACAG GTATacatcgtgtacatggggcatccacCAGCAGCGGGGGAGAAGACGGCCGGCGGCTTCTCCGTTGGCCACCACGAGCTGCTGAGCCGGGCCCTCCACCTCGATCACAG CTCCGCTCTCGAGAGGATCGTCTACAGCTACCAGAGGACCCTAAATGGATTTGCAGCAAGACTCACGAAAGACGAGAAAGAAAAGCTCTCTA GCATGGAGGGTGTCGTGTCGATCTTCCCAAGCAGGACACACCAGCCTCTGACGACAAGATCATGGGACTTCCTAGGCTTCCCTCAGACGGTACAGCGAAGCCTCGAGCTCGAGGGAGACGTCATCATCGGCATGCTCGACACCGGCGTGTGGCCGgactccccctccttctccgacGAGGGCTTCGGGCCGCCGCCCGGCAGATGGAAGGGCGCCTGCCTTAACTTCACCTGCAACAA CAAGATCATTGGTGCTCGCGCGTACAACCACGGATCGTCCACCGCCGGGCTGTCGGCAGTGGACACCCACGGCCACGGCACGCACACGGCGTCGACGGTGGCCGGCCGGGCGGTGGGGAACGTCAGCCTCGGCGGCCTGGCCGCGGGCACGGCCCGGGGCGCCGTGCCGGGCGCCAGGCTCGCCGTCTACAAGGTCTGCTGGGACGAAGGCTGCAGCGACGCCGACATGCTGGCGGCGTTCGACGACGCCGTGGCCGACGGCGTCGACGTGATCTCCTTCTCCATTGGGAGCAGGCTGCCGGTCCCGTACTTCGAGGACGCGTCCGCGATCGGCTCGTTCCACGCCATGAGGGGCGGGGTGCTCACGTCGGCCGCGGCGGGGAACTCCGGGTTGGACCGCGGGCGCGTCTCCAACGTCGCGCCGTGGATCCTGTCCGTCGCCGCCAGCAGCACCGATCGCCGGCTCGTCGACAGGCTCGTGCTGGGAAACGGCAAGACCATCGTG GGGGCCGCCATCAACATCTTCCCCGAGCTGAAGGATGCTCCATTTGCATTTCCAATCAATGG TTCTTGTGAAGCAGAATCGCTGGCCGTGGCCGGACGGTTGTATTACAAGGGGAAGATCCTGCTCTGCGCCTTGTCCAGCAACGGCAGCGGGCCGGTGACCGTCGGCGCTGCCGGCGCGGTCATCGTCACCGACCAGCCCGACGTCGCGTTTTCGATGCCCCTCCCCGCCGTCATGGTTAGCCAGGCCCAGTTCACTAGAATCATGGCCTACGTCAACAGAACACG TAATCCTGTGGGCACCATCCTCGCCGGCGAGTCAGACTTCGATTCTCAAGCCCCCATCGTGGCCAGTTTCTCTTCTCCAGGTCCAAACATGATTACTCCTGGGATCTTGAAG CCTGACCTGTCGGCGCCGGGGATCGACATCCTGGCGGCGTGGTCACCACTGTCGCCAGTGTCCGGGAGGAGCGTGGCGTACAGCATCGACTCGGGAACGTCCATGGCGTGCCCGCACGCGACCGGCGCCGCGGCCTACGTCAAGTCCTTCCACCCCGACTGGTCGCCGGCGATGATCATGTCGGCTCTCATCACCACAG CGACTCCGATGAACTCGTCACGCAACCGCGGCGGCGGTGAGCTCACCTACGGCGCGGGGCAGCTTAACCCGGCGCGGGCGCGTGACCCGGGGCTCGTGTACGACGCGCGCGAGGGCGACTACGTGCGCATGCTGTGCGCCGAGGGGTACAACTCGACGCAGCTCCGGCTCGTCACCAGCTCCGACGACGGCGCGCCCTGCCGCGCCGGCCGGAGAGggaccgcggccgacctcaactacCCGACCATGGCGGTCCACGCCGCGCCGGGGAGGAACTTCAGCGCGCACTTCCCGCGCACGGTCACCAACGTCGGCGTGCCCGGGTCGGTGTACGTCGCCAAGCTCGTCGGCTCGCGGCCAGAACTCGTCCGCGTCGCAGTTTCGCCGAGGAGGCTGGCGTTCAGCCGGCTGGGTCAGAGGTTGTCGTTCACCGTGACGGTCTCCGGCGCGTTGGCTGGGGCGAACGAGTTCGTGTCGGCGGCCGTCGTGTGGTCCGACGGCGATCGGCATGTTAGGAGCCCGGTGATTGTTCACACCGTGGATGTTTAA